Genomic segment of Pseudothermotoga hypogea DSM 11164 = NBRC 106472:
AGTCTCACCATGCCCTTTCCCTTCTTTCGACGAGAAAAACGTACAGGATCGAAAGGGGCATCACGATGGCGAAGATAAACACAGTGACTGCTGCGCCGAGTCCCATGTCTGTGTAAGCACTGCCGAGTCCACCGAAGGCTGTTCTGTAGAAGACCGTGCCGAGTACGTCGGTTTTCCTGAAAGGCCCTGCTTGCACACCGGTCATGGCGTAGACCATGTCGAAGACGTTGAAGCTTCCTATGAACAACAGTATCAGCAAAGTTCTGAAGGTCGGTAGAACCAACGGAAGAACGATTTTCGTTGCTATCTTCCTGTTGTTAGCGCCATCTATGTACGCGGCTTCGATTAAATCTGGTGAGATGTTCAGAATCGCAGCGAGGATGACCAGAACATAAAAACCAAGGTGCCTCCACGTGTTCACCAAGATGATGCTCAAGAGCGCCGTGGATGGATCACCCAACCAAGGTCTGGCAAGACTTTTCAAACCTATGAATTTGAGAAAGTTGTTCACGAGTCCTATCTGCGGGTTCAAAAACAGATTCCACATGAAGCCAACGATCACCAGAGGTATCATGTTGGGCATGTACACCACTGTGCGGAAGAGTTTTGCTCCTCTGAGCTTGCTCGCAAGAAGGAATGCTATCAGAAAACCAAGACCGAGCTCGAGTGTCGCTGCAACGATGAAGAAATAGATGTTGTGGAAGAAGGCGTTGAAGACTTCTTTTGAAAAACCACCGAAGAACATCTCTCTGAAGTTCTTCAAACCTACGAAGATCTTTGGTCCAACGCCTTTCCACGAATAGAAACTCAACATCAGACTATCGAACAGAGGATAGACTACGAACAAACTGTAGAGAGCAAGCGCTGGAAGGATGAAAAGAAGAACGTACCTCGCTTTCACCTTCATCCACGTTCACCCCATTTTTCAAAAGCCCCAGCCCGAAGGCTGGGGCGTGTCCTGTTCACTTTCCAAGTCTCTTCTTCAGCGGTTCGTACCACTGAGATATGGCTTCCTGAGCCTTCTTGGAGAGCTCTTCAGGTGTGATCCTGCCCGCGTACATCTCCTGCATGCCTGGGCTCAGCACGTCGTCGTAGAGCGAAGGTTTCTGCGTGACGAACACCGAGCCGACCCAGTACACATAGGGAGAAGCATGCTTGAGATACACATCGACGACCTCTTCCAGTATCGGTACCTTCGGCAATTCGGCTCCGGAAACAGCGGGGATGTTGTAGGTGATGTTCGCGAAGATGGTACCGAACTTGGGTGTTGCACAGAATTTCAGAACCTCGATGGAGTCCTTGAGGTTCTTCACGTTCGACGTGAGCGTTATGGCACCGTCCATGTAAACGTACGCGTAAGGTTTTTGATCCTTCGTGAGCGGTGGAACCATGAAGTAACCCACTTCGATGTCTGGGTTCAAATTCTTCCAGTTCTGATAACCCCAAATTCCGTAGAACACCATCGCCGCTTGACCAAAGGCGAAGGCTGCGTCCATGTCTGTGGTGGAGTTCGCCAAGAAGCCGTCTTGGTAGTAAACCTTGAGATCGTTCAACCTGCGGTTCAGATCGGTGAACTTCGGATCGAGGAAGTCCGTTTCTCCATCGATGAGCTTCTTGATCCATTCCGGTCCAAGGACGCTCACACCGCACATGGCGTGCTGCATAGTCAATGTCCATGCCTCTTTTCCAGGTATGAAGAAAGGTGTGATACCGTTTTTCTTCAAAGTCTTGGCGATCTCAACGAGCTCGTCCCAAGTTTCTGGTTCTTTGAGTTTGAACTTGTTGAAGTACTCCTTGTTGTAGAAGATACCCACAACTTGGACAGCGAACGGGACGCCATACTTCTTACCTTGGAAGGTCACAGAATTCAGAATGGTCTGCGAGAAGTTCGAGAAGTCGATGTACTCGTCGATGGGTAGATACAGCCCGTTCTCGATCATCGTCTGGGTTCGTCCGCCGGGAAGTCTTCTGGAATAGACGATGTCTGGTCCAGTACCCGTTTGAAGCGCGACGGCGATCTTGGCGTCGTACTCAGTCGGTACGAACGCCGTGAAGTTGATCTTGATGTCTTTGCCCATCTTCCTGAGTTCCTCTTCAACCTGCTTCCACACCTCGGCGTCTTGGCTCCTCCAGCTCCAGATGTTGACTTCACCTGCAAGCACGAGGACACACAACAAGACTGCCACCAACACCACCAGTTTCCTCATAAACACACCCCCTCGAAGTGGTCTGAATTTATTATATCAAAAAGACAATTTGAGTACAATGCGTATATCAAAAAGGCTCGAGGACCTCGCAAAGAACTGCTGGTGCTGTTTTATAATTTACTAAGGATGGTGTGAGAACGTGAGGGGAACTCTCGTCGCGCTGTTCGTTTTCTCCGCGGTTTTATTCGGTGCGACTTTTCAAATTGAAACAGAGCTCGAGTACGATTTCAAGCAGGTTTTCGATTCCATCAAATTCCGTCTCATAGTGCCGCTCATGGGAACTGAATTCATCGCGAGCGGTGGTTTCAGAAAAGACAACATCGTCACTCCACCATATGGCGACTTTCTCAGGGGACATTATTGGTATTGGGATGAGGGTTATTTCAAGTATCGAGGGCAAAACATCGAAGTCGACGTGGGCGTGAAGAAGAACACGGTCGGGCCGGGAGAGTTTTACAACCTTTTCCTCTCAGAGAAGGATTTTTCTTACCCCACTGTGAGAGTAACGTGGTTCTATCTTTCCCGAAAAATATCTGTGGAAACCCTTTGGGCAGTTTTGAGAACCTTTTCGACTGAAGACAAGCCTGCGAAAGGTTTGGTGTACAGAAGACTGTTACTGTTACCCCTGGAAGGTCTGGAGATCGGTTATCAGGAATCGGTACTTTTTCTGAACAGATATTTCGATCCGTACTATTATTTTGTCCCGATACCTATTCCAGGAATTCAAGAGTTCTGGCATCTTTCAGCTCCTTGGGGTGTTAGGCCTGCCCAGTTGGATGACAACTCCATGGTCGGAGCGTACGCTGTTCTCCACGGTGGTTCGTGGCGCACTTACGCTGAACTCCTCATTGACGACATAAACATGAACAGGTTCCTTTCACCGGAAAGCTATCAAAATCCTGACAAGATCGCGTTCTTGATAGGTTTTTCGGGGCGAAGAGATCCCGTGAGGTTCACGATAGAGGTGGCAGGTGCGACCGCTTACACGTTCGAAAGAACGAGAGCCGACAAACCTTACGAGTACGTGTTCTTCGAAGGAACGAGTTATCCCATCGAGAAGAACATGATCGGTTACAAGTACGGCGAGAACAACATAGCTTGCGTGATCGATTTCGAGTATCGTTTTGCAAATTGGACCTTCAGCTTGGGATGGGAATCTGTCATTTTCGGAACCAGAACACCCCATCTACCCTGGCACGGTGGGAGCATGCCCAGCGGTACGAGATGGTTGATCGGAGAGATCTCATCGCTGAACACGTTGAGAGCCACGATCAGTTACCGATCGCAAGAGGTGTACGCGTTCAATCTCGAAGACGTGTTCTTCGCCGGAACGCTTGGCGTGAGAAATTCACAACCTTTCGTTGGATTTTCCTTCAGTTTGTCTATAAACATGTGAGGAGGTTTGCAAATGAAGGGTTTGGTTCTGTGTGCGGGTAAGGGAACGAGGCTCAGGCCTTTGACGTACACGACGGCGAAGCATTTGATACCTGTGGCCAACAAACCTGTGATCTTCTACACACTCGAGTTCATGAAAAAGGCTAATGTGAACGAGATCGCGATCGTGGTGAGCCCAGAAAACGAAGCGTTGTTCAAAGAGACTCTGAAAGACGGTGCGCAGCTTGGAATGCACATCGAGTACGTCGTTCAGCCTCAACCCAAAGGCATAGCGCACGCAGTGTTCATTTCCAGGGAATTTTTAAAAGACGAGCCCTTCCTCTTGGTGCTCGGAGACAACTTGGTGTTCGAGGATACCTCGAGCGTGGTGAAAAGCTTCGAATCGGAAAACATCGACGCTTACGTGTTGCTCGCGCGCGTGAAGGATCCGAGAGCTTACGGTGTCGCAGTGCTAGAAGATGGAAGGATCGTTCACGTGGAGGAAAAACCCAAAGAGCCGAAGAGTGATCTGGCGATCGTGGGGGTTTATCTGTTCAGAAAGAGCGTCTTCGAGGCCATAGAGAACATCAAACCGTCGTGGAGGGGAGAGCTAGAGATCACAGATGCCATAGGCTATTTGGTCCAGAAAGGCTACGTCGTGAGGGCGCACGTGATACAAGGTTGGTGGAAGGATACGGGAAAACCTGAAGATCTACTCGAAGCGAACAGACGCATACTCGATGCCATGGAAGATGGCGAATGCGCTGGAAAGATCGATGACAGCACGATTGTTCAAGGCAGAGTCTGTGTCGCGAAAGGATCGATCATAGCTGGTTCACTCATAAGAGGACCGGTCGTGATCGGGGAAAACTGTAGGATCGTGAACTCCTACGTGGGACCTTACACGTCCATAGGTAACGGGGTCATCTTGGAAAACTGCGAGGTGGAAAACTCCATACTGATGGACGAGAGCAAGCTGAGCAATTTGTCTGCGAGAATAGATTCATCGCTGATCGGCAAGGGTGTTAGTATAAGTCAAAACGGGAAATTACCAAAAGCGATGAAGTTCGTCGTTGGAGACCTCAGCTCTTTGGAATTATGAAAAACCCCCAGCGTGGCTGGGGGTCATCTGTACCTCACCCACCTCATCACCAAAGGTGCTGCGACGAAGAGGGATGAATAAGTTCCCACGATCACACCTACGCTCATGCCGAAGGCGAACGGCTTGATGGTGTTACCCGCGAACAACAGCAGGACAAAGACGAGTATGAAGGTTGTCAAGGAAGTGTTTATTGTTCTCGTCAAAATTTGACTCACACTTTCGTTTATCAACGTCGGGATATCTCTACCTCTAAACTTTTTCATGTTCTCCCTGATCCTGTCGTAGACGATGATCGTGTTGTTCAGCGAGTAACCTATGAGCGTGAGCAAGGCAGCAACGGCTGGGACGTTGATCTCGTATTTGAAAATGGAGAAGAATCCCAAAGTCACCAAAACATCGTGTGTGAGGGCTGCTATGGCTCCAACACCAAAGATGAAGTTGAAACGCAGAGTTATGTAAGCCAGAATCGCGACCAGTGTGATCAAAATTGCCCTCCAAGTGAGCCTTCTGATCTCTTCTGCGGCGCTACCACCCGTCTCGTTGAAGGATACGACCTCCGCTTTGAAACCTTTAACTTCGAGTTTCTTTTCGAGCTCTTCCACGATCTTGAATTTCTCTTCCGCGTCGAAGGTCTTCGAAACGGTGACTGAGAACTTCACAACCCCGGCTGGATCACCCACGGATCTGACCCTCGTGACGCGTGCGGCGGCAAAATCAGGCGAGATCTCACTCAGAACCTGGCGCAGGTCCTGTTCGACCATGTTTCCCTCGGCGCGAACGAGGATTTCGCTTCCACCGACGAACTCGACGCCGAGGTTGAAACCGCGCGTGAAGATGAAGAGCAAAGAGAGCACAACGAAGAAGGCTGCTATACCAAGCCAAACCGTTCTCTTGCTCACAACGTCGATCTTTTTCATGGCTCGACTCCCCTTTCTACAGCCTTAGGAATACGGATGAAGCTGTGGAAAGCATCGGTGAGCAACCTCGAAAGGACCATGTTCACAAAGAAGCTGCCAGCGACACCTATGATCAGAGTGATCGCAAAGCCCTTCACAGTGCCTGTACCGAAGTAATAGAGCACTAAACCAGCGATGATCGTGGTCAAGTTTGCGTCGAAGAGCGTGATGAAGCTTCTTTCGAAACCCGCACTGATCGCGGCCCTGACGGACTTACCTGCTTTGAGCTCTTCTTTTATTCTCTCGGCTATGATGATGTTTCCGTCCACCGTTGTACCTATGGTGAAGAAAATACCGGCGATACCGGGCAGGGTCAAAATGGAACGTGTAGCCGCCATCACGCCGAGTAGAAGGATAGTGTTGTAGATGAGTGCGATGTCCGCCACGACACCTTGGATACCGTAGAAGACGATCATGTATATCATGACGAGGACAAGACCTATGAATCCAGCTATGAGCGAGCTTTTGATGATGTCAGATCCGAGCAACGGTGCGACCCATCCCGCGGAGACTTTTTCCAATCTGGCGGGCAGTGCACCGCTTCTGAGTATCGCGGCGAGCTGTTTCGCCTCTTCGAGCGAGAAATTTCCAGTGATTTCGGCCTTACCATCCGGAATGACTGAAATCACATAACCTGCAAACTGAACGACGTCGTCGAGCACGATCGCGAGCCTCTTTTCCTTAGCAGCCGCCGTACCTATGGCGGATTCTGGAACAACCAATTGTTGCGTGATGCGTTTGAAGATCTCGGCGTCTTTACTCGCCAGCTCGAAGGTCACTTTGTAGCCGAAACGTCCGACACGTGTTTCTGGAACAGGGCTGGCTGCGACGATGCGCGGTGAAACGAGTTTGAGATCTTTGACGAGCATGATCTCTTCCCTCACCAGATACCACGCTTTGCCTTCTCGCGAGGGAAGCCAGCGTGCTTTCTTTATCCTCGCAAGGTCCATCAACCTGGGATCGGTGGTTGGATCGGACGAACTCTCATCGAGCACCTGTCCGAAGTACATGATACCCACCGAGCCAAGAAGCTTTTCAGCCTTGGTCGTGTCCGTGACGTCCGGGATCTCGACTATGATGAAAGAATGATCCTCTCTGAAGCTCTTTCTGAGCGTTGCCTCGGTGTAGCCTGCAGAGTCGAGCCTGTTCCTCAGAACGGTCCAGACGTCGTCCACCACTTGGCTGGGATTCTCAACGCCGGGTTCGACGTCGACCCTGTACTCGAGTCTCGCTCCACCCCTTATGTCGAGTCCAAGCCTCACACGCTGGAAGAGCCGTGCCAGGCCGCTGTAACTCTTGTCCGTCGTCGGCCAGAGCAGTGCCAGCAAAGCCAAGACGAACACTGAGAGCACAATGACCAGTCTCACGCGTTCTGTTTTCATGTCTCAAGCCCCCTCTTTTTATTCTTGCTTTTCCTGTTCCTTCTGCTCCTCTTCCCTTTCCCTGAACACGGAAGCTATGGAGCGTTTCGTGACCTCGAGTTCGGTGGTCATTGCGGTTTTGATCTTCACTGTATCTTTCTTGATATCGATGACCTTACCCACGATGCCGCCGACCGTAACGACCGTATCGCCACGTTTCAGCTGCGAGATCATCTGCTGGAACTGTTTTTCTCTCCTCCTCTGTGGGAGGATGATGAGAAAGTAGAACATCGCGAAGAGCATGACGAGAAGGAAGATGAAACTGAAACCTGAGCCCGTTGCCGTACTGGTTCCACTCGGTGCAGTCGCACCTGGTGCAGCACTGTAGAGTATGTTCATCCTCACTACCTCCTTTCGAATCCATTCGATTTTACCAGAAGTTTTTTAACCTCGGGTAGCAAAAAAATGTTCAACGCCAATCCCACCAGAAAAAATGAAAGCTGCCGCAGGTCGATCGAACGGAAAAAGATATGCTCAACGGTTCGTGAAACCGCCCAGGTGATGACAAAAGAAAACAGGACGGACATTTTCTGTTTCATACGACGATCGAGAACTGAAAGAACGAAGGCCAGAAACGCAAGTTCGAACATGTGCAGAGCCAGCAGCGATGGCGCGAACGATCTCAGAGCGACATAACAGAGATTTGGCAAAATCAGCGCGACGAAAAGACCTGTTGAGAAACCGTGACAAAGAACACTTAGCGCTGTGACAAAGTGGCTCGGAAGAAAGAAAAGCTTTAGCCAGTCAGGACCGAGCCAGACCAGATAGTTCAAGGCGATGCCGAGTGAAAGCCAGAGACACAGTGCAACGATTTTCTTCATGCCATCACACCACGTTCGTCTCTCTGACAATGGATTTTTCGAACCTGTCGACGTTCAGTTCTGTGATGCTGACGTGCTTCGTTTCACCGAAGAGTATCTTCTCCGCCAGAGCTTCGCCGACGGCCGGTGCGAGCATGAAACCATGGCCACTGAAACCGACG
This window contains:
- a CDS encoding carbohydrate ABC transporter permease; the encoded protein is MKVKARYVLLFILPALALYSLFVVYPLFDSLMLSFYSWKGVGPKIFVGLKNFREMFFGGFSKEVFNAFFHNIYFFIVAATLELGLGFLIAFLLASKLRGAKLFRTVVYMPNMIPLVIVGFMWNLFLNPQIGLVNNFLKFIGLKSLARPWLGDPSTALLSIILVNTWRHLGFYVLVILAAILNISPDLIEAAYIDGANNRKIATKIVLPLVLPTFRTLLILLFIGSFNVFDMVYAMTGVQAGPFRKTDVLGTVFYRTAFGGLGSAYTDMGLGAAVTVFIFAIVMPLSILYVFLVERRERAW
- a CDS encoding ABC transporter substrate-binding protein, with the protein product MRKLVVLVAVLLCVLVLAGEVNIWSWRSQDAEVWKQVEEELRKMGKDIKINFTAFVPTEYDAKIAVALQTGTGPDIVYSRRLPGGRTQTMIENGLYLPIDEYIDFSNFSQTILNSVTFQGKKYGVPFAVQVVGIFYNKEYFNKFKLKEPETWDELVEIAKTLKKNGITPFFIPGKEAWTLTMQHAMCGVSVLGPEWIKKLIDGETDFLDPKFTDLNRRLNDLKVYYQDGFLANSTTDMDAAFAFGQAAMVFYGIWGYQNWKNLNPDIEVGYFMVPPLTKDQKPYAYVYMDGAITLTSNVKNLKDSIEVLKFCATPKFGTIFANITYNIPAVSGAELPKVPILEEVVDVYLKHASPYVYWVGSVFVTQKPSLYDDVLSPGMQEMYAGRITPEELSKKAQEAISQWYEPLKKRLGK
- a CDS encoding glucose-1-phosphate thymidylyltransferase — protein: MKGLVLCAGKGTRLRPLTYTTAKHLIPVANKPVIFYTLEFMKKANVNEIAIVVSPENEALFKETLKDGAQLGMHIEYVVQPQPKGIAHAVFISREFLKDEPFLLVLGDNLVFEDTSSVVKSFESENIDAYVLLARVKDPRAYGVAVLEDGRIVHVEEKPKEPKSDLAIVGVYLFRKSVFEAIENIKPSWRGELEITDAIGYLVQKGYVVRAHVIQGWWKDTGKPEDLLEANRRILDAMEDGECAGKIDDSTIVQGRVCVAKGSIIAGSLIRGPVVIGENCRIVNSYVGPYTSIGNGVILENCEVENSILMDESKLSNLSARIDSSLIGKGVSISQNGKLPKAMKFVVGDLSSLEL
- the secF gene encoding protein translocase subunit SecF, translated to MKKIDVVSKRTVWLGIAAFFVVLSLLFIFTRGFNLGVEFVGGSEILVRAEGNMVEQDLRQVLSEISPDFAAARVTRVRSVGDPAGVVKFSVTVSKTFDAEEKFKIVEELEKKLEVKGFKAEVVSFNETGGSAAEEIRRLTWRAILITLVAILAYITLRFNFIFGVGAIAALTHDVLVTLGFFSIFKYEINVPAVAALLTLIGYSLNNTIIVYDRIRENMKKFRGRDIPTLINESVSQILTRTINTSLTTFILVFVLLLFAGNTIKPFAFGMSVGVIVGTYSSLFVAAPLVMRWVRYR
- the secD gene encoding protein translocase subunit SecD encodes the protein MKTERVRLVIVLSVFVLALLALLWPTTDKSYSGLARLFQRVRLGLDIRGGARLEYRVDVEPGVENPSQVVDDVWTVLRNRLDSAGYTEATLRKSFREDHSFIIVEIPDVTDTTKAEKLLGSVGIMYFGQVLDESSSDPTTDPRLMDLARIKKARWLPSREGKAWYLVREEIMLVKDLKLVSPRIVAASPVPETRVGRFGYKVTFELASKDAEIFKRITQQLVVPESAIGTAAAKEKRLAIVLDDVVQFAGYVISVIPDGKAEITGNFSLEEAKQLAAILRSGALPARLEKVSAGWVAPLLGSDIIKSSLIAGFIGLVLVMIYMIVFYGIQGVVADIALIYNTILLLGVMAATRSILTLPGIAGIFFTIGTTVDGNIIIAERIKEELKAGKSVRAAISAGFERSFITLFDANLTTIIAGLVLYYFGTGTVKGFAITLIIGVAGSFFVNMVLSRLLTDAFHSFIRIPKAVERGVEP
- the yajC gene encoding preprotein translocase subunit YajC — translated: MNILYSAAPGATAPSGTSTATGSGFSFIFLLVMLFAMFYFLIILPQRRREKQFQQMISQLKRGDTVVTVGGIVGKVIDIKKDTVKIKTAMTTELEVTKRSIASVFREREEEQKEQEKQE